In Thamnophis elegans isolate rThaEle1 chromosome 4, rThaEle1.pri, whole genome shotgun sequence, the following proteins share a genomic window:
- the LOC116506957 gene encoding uncharacterized protein LOC116506957, whose translation MKTQIVNDRSITPGIGKIQKNMEKSFEDLKVDSSTIEMQYQDSSEAEITDPNSFLEYSEGIGKCEKNRESLAMSPTKLLGRVSFDQHNLLSPDQWKIGKHLGKCLQLERKVMFPDDKSTNCFISNGVVKCQRNKYEPRPESRKESNSDYDDEEMVSEKESELPFNWSKYSQQWHGQLSEVKAKVNEKNDSSSSSGSKEHSSMFFSGSTISKIPIWLMEGLDDDVSQVAGKSRNSLDVSDFQNTELKQPENHSSKFKIIQCTQRIGQCKNKCNVEADECSDPKLGRNPEFKKINDQIKNVTIEPEKNQEMTPVKSQMKHHNSANTGKRLNGKSSSNDSFCISTDNNLPCTSYLTRYGLHRASSRNKDAEFSDADYATDEPSEAEDYVLKTYGKSFPKKLCAQEPMSQKETPQTPSSSSSSSNESSLRDGCLKYEKPFSSHLASPFHPLEATRNQREPEILIKSIASNYGGELSWKAPSLRNDLVARLFPVFKSKANPEHRKGTQEQAPKKQMGKTEEHKWEDPVSHRETSLLAQMKDEQAKAMDFLRKQIIQYDAVQAQSSHLLDECKSQVTLKLDREKPECQMPVPAIKKEEESEQIREK comes from the exons ATGAAGACTCAGATTGTAAATGACAG ATCAATCACTCCTGGAAttggaaaaatacagaaaaacatgGAAAAATCCTTTGAAGATCTGAAAGTAGATTCTTCAACAATTGAGATGCAATACCAG GATTCTAGTGAGGCAGAAATTACGGATCCAAACTCATTTCTGGAATATTCAGAAGGCATTGGGAAGTgtgaaaaaaatagagaaagtctTGCCATGAGCCCTACCAAACTGCTGGGAAGAGTCAGCTTTGATCAGCATAATCTCTTATCTCCTGATCAGTGGAAAATAGGAAAACATCTTGGAAAATGCTTGCAATTAGAAAGGAAGGTTATGTTCCCAGATGATAAAAGTACAAATTGTTTTATTTCCAATGGTGTTGTAAAATGTCAGCgtaataaatatgaaccaaggCCAGAAAGCCGAAAAGAAAGTAACTCTGATTATGATGATGAAGAGATGGTAAGTGAAAAGGAATCTGAACTACCATTTAATTGGTCCAAATATTCACAGCAGTGGCATGGACAACTAAGTGAAGTTAAGGCAAAAgtgaatgaaaaaaatgactcttcttcttcttctggttccaAAGAACATTCTAGCATGTTTTTCAGTGGATCAACCATTTCTAAGATTCCGATATGGCTTATGGAAGGTTTAGATGATGATGTATCACAGGTAGCAGGAAAGTCAAGGAATTCTCTAGATGTTTCTGACTTTCAGAACACAGAATTGAAACAGCCAGAGAATCATAGTTCCAAATTCAAGATTATTCAATGTACACAAAGGATTGGGCAGtgcaaaaataaatgtaatgttgAAGCAGATGAATGTTCAGACCCCAAATTAGGAAGGAACCCTGAGTTTAAGAAGATCAATGATCAAATAAAAAATGTTACAATTGAACCAGAGAAAAATCAAGAGATGACACCTGTTAAATCACAAATGAAGCACCACAACAGTGCAAACACTGGAAAGAGATTGAATGGAAAATCCTCATCAAATGATTCATTCTGCATATCTACTGACAACAATTTGCCTTGTACTTCCTATCTCACAAGGTATGGGCTCCATAGAGCATCCAGCAGAAACAAGGATGCGGAATTCTCTGATGCCGATTATGCCACAGATGAGCCCAGTGAAGCTGAAGATTATGTTTTAAAAACCTATGGAAAATCTTTTCCCAAGAAACTCTGTGCTCAGGAACCCATGAGCCAAAAGGAAACCCCACAGACCCcaagcagcagcagtagtagcaGCAATGAATCCAGTCTCAGAGATGGCTGCTTGAAATATGAAAAGCCTTTCTCTTCCCATCTGGCATCTCCTTTTCATCCCCTGGAAGCCACAAGAAATCAACGAGAGCCTGAAATACTGATCAAGAGTATTGCAAGCAATTATGGTGGAGAACTAAGTTGGAAAGCTCCTTCTCTGAGAAATGACCTTGTGGCTCGCCTCTTCCCTGTTTTCAAGAGCAAAGCAAATCCAGAACATAGGAAAGGCACTCAAG AGCAAGCTCCAAAGAAGCAGATGGGCAAGACAGAAGAACACAAATGGGAGGATCCTGTCAGCCACAGAGAAACCTCTCTGTTAGCTCAAATGAAAGACGAGCAAGCAAAAGCAATGGATTTTCTCAG AAAACAAATTATCCAGTATGATGCTGTCCAGGCTCAGTCATCACATCTCCTGGACGAATGTAAGAGTCAAGTAACTTTGAAACTTGacagagaaaaaccagaatgtcAGATGCCTGTGCCAGCtattaaaaaagaggaagagtCTGAACAAATAAGA gaaaaatga
- the LOC116506958 gene encoding FGFR1 oncogene partner-like translates to MVNSKLGSLELGEENEYIDDFNSTSHRSEKSEVSIGEEIDDISMEIEDFITSEKLEDLTQDFTVSQLSFEADYLEDVA, encoded by the exons ATGGTGAATTCTAAACTCGGATCACTTGAACTAG gagaggaaaatgaatatattgaTGATTTCAACAG CACCAGTCATCGGTCAGAGAAAAGCGAAGTCAGCATTGGTGAAGAAATAGATGATATTTCTATGGAAATAGAAGACTTCATTACTAGTGAAAAG cttGAGGATCTCACACAAGACTTCACTGTTTCTCAGTTAAGCTTTGAAGCAGATTACCTAGAGGATGTTGCATGA